Proteins from a single region of Crassaminicella profunda:
- the coaD gene encoding pantetheine-phosphate adenylyltransferase encodes MKTAVCPGSFDPVTNGHLDIIKRTSKLVDKVIVAVLYNSGKNALFTVEERLELLRSVTKDIPNVEIDCFSGLLVDYVKEKNIDVIVKGLRAVSDFEYELQMALTNKKLNPEVETMFMMTSGEYSYLSSSIVKEVFKFDGCIDGLVPEIVKKALHNKFK; translated from the coding sequence ATGAAAACAGCAGTATGCCCTGGAAGCTTTGATCCAGTTACCAATGGACACTTAGATATCATCAAGAGAACTTCAAAGTTGGTAGATAAGGTGATTGTAGCAGTTCTTTATAATTCAGGAAAAAATGCACTTTTTACTGTTGAAGAAAGATTAGAATTATTAAGGAGTGTTACAAAGGACATACCTAATGTGGAGATAGATTGTTTTTCAGGATTATTAGTTGATTATGTAAAAGAAAAAAATATTGATGTAATTGTAAAAGGCTTAAGAGCCGTATCAGATTTTGAATATGAGTTACAAATGGCTTTGACAAATAAGAAACTTAATCCTGAAGTTGAGACCATGTTTATGATGACTAGTGGTGAGTATTCATATCTTAGCTCAAGTATTGTAAAAGAGGTATTCAAATTTGATGGATGTATAGATGGATTAGTTCCTGAGATAGTCAAAAAGGCATTGCATAATAAATTTAAATAA
- the rsmD gene encoding 16S rRNA (guanine(966)-N(2))-methyltransferase RsmD, whose amino-acid sequence MRVIAGISKGMRLKSPKGLETRPTTDRVKESIFSMINPYIIDSVVLDLFSGTGSLGIEALSRGAEKAYFVDCNKNSIKVIKENIAYTRLEEKSTVLFCDAHRAIKELALGTNKIDIIFMDPPYLKGLIIPSIDAIEKEEILNKEGIILVEHDLKDSLPEYIGKFMKRKEKKYGNTLITIYAKEA is encoded by the coding sequence GTGAGAGTAATTGCAGGTATATCAAAGGGTATGAGACTAAAATCTCCAAAAGGTCTAGAGACGAGGCCGACTACTGATAGAGTAAAAGAATCTATTTTTAGTATGATTAACCCATATATAATAGATAGCGTGGTTTTAGATCTTTTTTCAGGTACTGGAAGTCTTGGTATTGAAGCATTAAGTAGAGGGGCAGAAAAGGCATATTTTGTAGATTGTAATAAAAATAGTATAAAAGTGATAAAGGAAAATATAGCATATACAAGACTTGAAGAAAAAAGTACTGTTCTTTTTTGCGATGCACATAGAGCCATAAAAGAATTAGCTTTAGGAACTAATAAAATAGATATTATTTTTATGGATCCACCTTATCTGAAAGGATTAATAATACCTTCTATTGATGCAATAGAAAAAGAAGAAATATTAAATAAAGAAGGTATTATTCTTGTTGAACATGATCTAAAAGATTCTTTACCAGAATATATAGGAAAATTTATGAAAAGAAAAGAAAAAAAATATGGCAATACATTAATAACTATTTACGCAAAGGAGGCATAA